Part of the Pseudoalteromonas sp. Scap06 genome is shown below.
AGCATAATCAGTATTTTTATAGTGACATAGAGGTAAGAAGCCTAACTGACTTAACTCTGCCTCACGACGATCTGTAATGCCAATTTCTGTTGGACACTTAAGATCTGGATCACCATCATCACTAGTGAATATGTGAGTCGGTAAGCCTTCCACTTTACCGCCACCCTCTGCACCACGAATAGCAGTACAGAAACCGTATTGAGAAAACGCAGCGGTCATGTTAGTTGCCATAGCGTATGCTGCATTACTCCAACAGTAATCACCATTATCAGTGCTCACTGAACGACCGTCTTTTGGCTCAACTTCAAACTCTTCGTAGTTGAACTCTTCAACAGGTTTAGAAGCAGCACCATAAGGTAAACGCGAAAGGAAACGCGGCATAGTAAGTGATACAAAGCGTGAATCATCGCTGTCTCTAAATGAGCGCCATTTAGTGTATTCTAATGATTCAAATACTTTTTCTAAATCGCGTGGCTTAGTAAGCTCTTCCCAATTATCAAAACCGAATAAAGACGGTGAAGAGGCAGCAATAAATGGACAGAATCCAGCTGCAGCCACATTAGACATTAAGCTCAATGTTTCAACATCTTCAGGGTGATTAGTAAATTCAAAGTCACCTACGATAGTGCCATATGGTTCACCACCTGGGGTACCAAATTCAGACTCGTAAATTTTCTTGAAGGTTTGGCTTTGATCAAACTCAACGGCTTTACTTAAATCTTTATGAAGCTCTTTTTTCTTCATGTTTAAAACACGAATTTTTAATGTAGAACTTGTTTCAGAGTTCATCACTAAGTGATGCAGACCGCGCCATGAGCCTTCAAGCTTTTGAAACTCATCCGAGTGCATTACCACACTTAGCTGTTTTGAAATTTTTTGATCGATTAACTGAATAGCTTCATTAAACGTCACAGTCATGTTTTTATTCCATTGAACTGTGCCTTTTAACGCTTCTTCTGTTAATGTTTTTAGTAATTCTTCAGCACGGCTCGACTCTGTTTGTTTAGTCGCGCCAATTGCTTGCTCTAATAGTGAAGAACTTACTTCTGATACCGATTCTGATTCTGTTGCTAATTGTTCAGTGCTCATTTATCAGTCTCCTCTAAGTTAAGTTCTTTAGCCATCGAGTCTAAGCTTGCTGTATTACTTAATACTTCTTCGAGTACATTTTCAAGCTCTTCTGAGCGGTCAATCTTGGTCATCAAGTCACGCAGCTTGTTGCGCGTTTCCATCAATTTGCGTAAAGGCTCTACTTGATTTACAACCGCAGCAGGCTCGAAATCGTCAATCGACTTAAAGTTCAAGTTAACTTCAAACTGAGAACCATCATCCGTTAATGTATTGTCTACTTTTAAACGCAGAGAAGGACTCATACGTTTTAAAACATCATTAAAGTTATCACGATCAATTTGAATAAAACGTCTATCTTTTAGTGGTTTAAGTGCTTCTGTGTTATCACCAGAAAAATCACCCATTACACCTACTACAAAGGGTAATTCTTTTTTTACTGCCGCGCCCTCAGTTTCCACATCATAAGTGATATGTACTCTTGGTTTACGAACTCGTTTTAACTTATCATGGATACTCATTGAGAACTCCTTTTACTATGTTTCAGTTTCGCTGATCTTAATGCCAGACAACTTAAAGTATCCAGTCCTAGCATCACTATCTGTAATTAACTCATTTAATAACTCAGGTAGCGATAATTCGCTCCATCGAATAACTTGTTCTATCGTGTAAGACATTGGTGAATGAGGTTCAGTCTTTCTGAAAAATGTCGCAATTTCTTGAAGTTTTTTTATTGCGTTTTCTCTCGAATCAATCTCATCACTGACACGCTTTTTAGGTTGCGCTGAGTCTGCTTCTATCTCATCCTCAACCACTTCCTCTTCAGGCTCAGCATTTGCCTTATCTAATGCAATTTGTGCTGCTTCAAGTTTATCTGCTGCAACATGATTTACCGCAGCTAAGCTCACTTCTAATGCTTGTTTAATATTAGATGTAGGTTGTGGCTCACCCGTCACCTTATCCATAACCTCACTCAAAGCGGCAAATTTTTCTATCGCATCTTCAATATCATTTTTTAAAGATACAAAAAACTCGGTACTGGTTTCGGCTGCACTTTTTTCAAGCTGTTCAAAATCAACGGCACCTTGGGTTATCTTCTTTTCGCGTTTTTCATCACTTAAACGTGAAATGTCATAACCTTGCTGATATTCCCAAAAAGAAAAAGGATCCATACTGACACTGTCTGTCATGTATATACTTTTAATTGGAATAATTAACGTACCTTCACCAGCACTGCCATTTAAGCCAACTAATGCAGACACTTTGTCTGAAATTTCATCACCGTCATCAAGTGTTGGATAAAGTGACTCAAAATGATGTTCCAAAAGGTGCTTAGCAACACTAAAACCAAACGCAATGCCTTTAAAGCCATGAACGCGGCACAAGCCTTCAATTAGCCAAGCTAGGTATTCTATATCTTTACTTTCGGTTTTAATTGCCTCACTACATTGCTCAAGTAGCGGAATCCAATCTCGAGAAAGCGAAGCAATTCCTTCTTCATCGACTAGCGCATTTCTTTCAGCCGCACGAAGTTGGTTTCTTAAATCTTTTAAGGCGTAGTAAGTAGACGTTGGAGAGACATCTGATCGCGGATCAATACCTGCAAACTCAGTATCTGAAATAGGGGAAATATACTCTTCAAATAAAAACATTCCATTGTCCTAAATATTATCCATATTCTCTAAAGCTTAGAGCGGAGATAATATTACATTCTTTAAATTAAATTACAAGCTTCAGCACCATTGTGCCGATAAGCTGGCTAATGTTATTTTGTAAATAATTGAAATAACAGTTTTTTGTTCCTGATATATTTACAACTTTTTTTCTTAAATATACTAAAACAGGCTTAATCAGCTACTTAGTGAACAATGGAATCGTTGCCTCATCTTGTAAATTACAAGATTGTATCGATTGATTGGCATCTACATCATCATATTTTACTAATATACAAGTTACGTTATCTTTAGCACCTCTAACTAACGAGGAGTGCATTAAAGCCATTCCTGAATCAATTATGCTACTTGGCTCTAATGACAAACATATATCCTCATCTGATAATTCACCTGTAAGACCATCTGAACATAATAAAAAGATATCGCCCTTGTTTATCTCACCCTCAATTACATCTACCTTCACTTCATCCATTACGCCCACAGCACGAGTAATAACGTTAGATAATGGGTGGTTTTTAGCTTCTTCAACAGAAATCATTCCCTCGTCGATTAAGTCATTAACTTGACTATGATCTCGAGAAACTTGAGTTAGTTTACCATTGCGTAATAAATAAGCTCTGCTGTCACCAGCCCATAATATGTAATAGCGCTCATTCTTAACAAACAAAGCTGTTACCGTACTGCCTGCTGTTTTATTGCTTAAGTATTGCGCGCTATATTGATTTAGTTGCTTATTTGCATCTTCTATAGCGCTAACAATATGACTTACGGTCAAGTCCTCTAGCCTGAGCTTTTCAACAGTAGTTCTAATCACATCAACCACTAATTGACTAGCAACTTCACCCGCTTCATGCCCGCCCATACCGTCAGCTACGACCCATAAGTTATGGCTGTTAATTTCCACGTGCGCATCTTCATTAAGCTGCCTCACTGCACCTCTATGAGTAATGGCATAACTTGTACTTAAATTACTAATCACTATTTTTTACCTGTGTGTAATTCCATTCCCAATGCTTCCAACGTCCATCTAGCATAGCGGCTACTTGATTAACCGGCGGCAAAGCTGACGTGATCAGTACCATAGGCTTAATATTGCAAGAACCATGAGTCCACCAAACACTGTAATCACCATACTTTTTATGTAAAATCGCATGCATGGCATCTTGTAAAATATGGTCGCTTAACTCAGTGCCTGAGAACTCTAGAGCGATTGCTTGTTTGTTTTTATCTTTTGAATTGGCATAACTTACTTGCTTTTTATTTGCAGCAACGTCACTTAGTGTACTAGCCAGTTCTTTTCGCCAGGAAAACAGATCCACAGAGCCATCAAGTACTTTAAGAACAGCATCTTCGTATTCTAATGAAAAAACACCAGAATGAAGCACATCAACCGGAGCAATATGAGTTGCACGAGTAACAGTGAGTGGATAGTGCCTTCCTACTGCATCCATACTGGGCAATAACGTACCCATAATGCCAGTATCACCAACAATGTTTGGGCTTAATGCAAAGTGCCAAACAGGGCCAGTAAGGTAGCTTTCTTGCCAAACATCACCAAGTTGCTCTTTACTCACAGCAATGGCAGCTTGCAGCCATTGCTCCCAATGCTCTGAAAACTCTTTAGTTACATTATCTTGAACAAAGTCGCCTAAACAAGGCACCTTGCCAAGATAACCAATATCTACAATCGGGTCGGACATGAAAACTTCTCTACACTGCTGTTCCAAAACGGATGCCTGATTGAGCTAGGCAGTAATTCTACTTTTGCATTGTTACCCATCAAGGAGAAATGTAACTCTAGATCTTGACGTGTTTTGCTACGCTTTTCGCTGAGCTCATCTAGCATTCGATAAAGTGACCACTCACCTTGATAAGTTGTATTAATTGAACGCCCACCGTTTGGCGGTGTAAACACAACGCGAGTTTTACTTTGACCACTAGCGCCAGGCCATACAAAGTTTGTAACTTTGAGTGGACCATGACGGTAAATCATTGACTGGCCATCAATTTCAATCATTAAACTAGATACCGTTTTATCTAAATTAAAAGTACGTAAGCCAAACTCAATTCGAGGGGTATCACTACCACGTTCAAAAAATGCGGTTTGAATTTTGAAAGCATGCTCAAACATTTTTAAGGTGTTATTGCTAATACCAATATCTTTTTCAAATTTCCACGGGCTAGAGCTCATATCCACACTCGGAGCTACATAGCTATTAAAAAAGTTATCTATGGTGCCATTAGGGCCAAAGAAGCGAGTAAAGTCTTTAATGCTGACCTCTTTTTCAGCCTGCGGAGCAAATGGGTAACGCCCCACAATTGCCGCGTTATACTCGCGCAACACTTTGCTTTTCCAAATTTCATTTAAATGTCTGTTGGCACTATTTTTGGTGATGTTGCTAGTATCTCTACTTATATCAAGTAACCAACTATTGAACGGATATGGCAAATCACTACTTTGGTACTCTAATTGGCGAATAAAACTCGGTTTACTCTTACCACTTATTTGATCTTTAATTGAGTATTTAAGCTGGTCGCCTCGATCAAGTTTAGTTAGATAAATATTCAACTCTCTTAAGTTTTTCTGAATATTATCAAGCTGCTGAATGTCTATATCGATAATGTCTTCAAACGCCTCTTCGACTTGATAGCCCGGTAGCTCTACCTCAAACTTAGGCGCCTCGTCAGGTAAAAAGCGTTTGATTCGATTTGCTTTAGTTTGCATCGCAACCTTAGCTGCATTAGCGGCAATATCTCCTGCGACCTTTTGGTTTTCAGAGATAGGTAGCTTAGTTAATTGAACATTCTTTTTAACTGCATTGATGATATTTTTTATTGGCGCTTCTGAGCCTGCTAATACATCAGTAATGTTCACACCCTCAGCAGGTGAGCTGTACTGATTAAGACTCAAGTCATCTAAAAACGACTGCCAATAATAAATATAATCTTGAAAATAACGTTGCTCTAGCTTCTTTTCTATCTCTGCTTTAGAAATATCATACGTGCCTGAGGCTTCTTGGCCATACACCCAGCTACTGGCCATTAAGTTGCCAAGCATTTTTCCTTTTTCAATATTAAAAATTCCATGGAAACCGTTAAAAGTGTATAACCCTGGAATACTGCGCGTTAGATCACCATTGTTACGAAATGTAAACTTTTGCGCACTTTCAAAGCTAATAATATCGGTTAATCTAAAAGGCGGAATACTGCTATCAAGAAAATCAGCTTGAAGTCGTTGGTATGCTCTTTCTGCAATCGGTAGTTTCGTAAGTTCTGCACGAGCTACTCGAACCGCCTGATTATCTATTTCAGTTTGTGTTACGCCCTCTTTTAACAACGCAGCAATATGATTCATCAGCTCATTACGCGTCTGCATGTTCAAATCACCAGGCAAATTTCTATCTAAATATGCACTAAACCAAACGTAAATATCTTCACTCTCAAAATATTCAGGTTTAAATAACATTAAGTAGCATCTGAGCGTTTCATATAAATAACTCAGATGTTCTGGATGAGCCTCCATTTCCTTTATTAACGTGTTCGCAATAAAGGGCTCTAAATAGGTTTGTAAGGAACGTTTATAAGCATTAGTAGAAGATTCTTTAATTTCAGTAAGCTTATTAAAGCCAACTGAAGATGCATCTTCAGGATCAATTAACTGAGCATTGGTTGCTGGCAAGTTTCTCAATGCATTTAATCGGTCATTTAGTACCAGTAGATTATTTCTATCAAAAGATGATGCGTCTAATTCTTGGTACGTGGCAATTGCTTCATCTGTGGCATCAATTAAGTTGCTATTCCATGCAAAGCTAAAATACCAAGAAATTGAAAAGCCGAACAAAGCAACACATGCAAGTGACACACTAGCAACTCGAAGCCACTTATTTTGTTTGTCATGGTGTTTGTTAGTGCTTGCTAAGTTTTGCTCAGGAAAAATAACGCTCTCTAAAACGTTTTTAATAAAAAAACTTTTAGATTGGTTTATATAATCGGTTTTACCTGCGCTAGCATCATTTAAAAAGCTTGAAGGGGTTCCCTCTTGAGTGGCGCTGGTTAAATACACTCCTCTGAACATAGGTAACTCTTCATAAGCGTTAGGAGTAAAAATCTCTTTTAAGAAGTCATCAGCTACCCCTTGTAGTACACGTAGCTGTCTGGGGAATTCAAAGATTTTAGCTCGAATAGCTTCATTACGCTCGTTGATCAGTCGACGGTTCAACATCTCTGTAAGTTTAGAGATTAAAGCATGGAATTCTTTGTTAAATGCATCGACTTGAGTATCTTTATCTAAATCAAGCTCAAAGGTGATCCCCCAAACTTGTTCACATTCTTCCTCAGTAAGTTCGCCAAAGAACTCCCTGAATCCTTCAATTAAATCTACTTTAGAAAAAATAACATAGACAGGAAATGTCATACCAAGCTGGTTTTGTAGTTCTTGAAGGCGTTGTTTTATAGCTCGTGCATGAAGGTTTCGCTCAGTTTTGGTCTGACTCATAAGTTCAGAAATACCCATACTGATCATTACCCCATTTATAGGGCGTAATGGGCGATGTTTTCTTAGTAACCCGAGAAAGCCTTCCCATGCTCTAGAGTCGTGTTTAGCGTGGCTACTTTGCGTTGTGTAACGACCGGCGGTGTCGATTAATACCGCTTTATTGGTAAACCACCAATCACAATTGCGCGTACCACCAACACCATGCACTAAATCAACCCCAAGCTTATCCTTTAATGGGTAATCTAGGCCTGAATTATGAATAACCGTTGTTTTACCTGCGCCAGGTGGACCAATCATGATATACCAAGGTAATTGGTATATATTTTTACCTTTAAATAGTTTTACGTCTTTGAGTAAATCTATGGCTTCATTCATTCTGGTTTTTAAGGTGGTTATTTCTTCGTTAACTTCACTACTATTTGCATCGTTGTTATCTATTAACTCATCTGCCATTTTTTCATCACGTTTGCTTTGCTGCATAAGGCGATAAATTTTAGTCACAGAAAAAACAAGTAGTATCAATAAAATAGTTAGTAGTCTTGCTGCAACACCGGCAAGCGGTACATAATCTGCAATCGCAATTAGGGGACCACCAAACCAAATTAATAATGATAAGGCTAAAAAACCGATAATTAAAATAGCGGTTCGAGACGTTAGTGCGTAGGTTATTTTTTTAAATTTTTGTGAGAAACTCATTACAGCCTCATTAAAATAATAGATCGATTTCAATTCTGCGGTTTAACGACCGAGAAGCTGAATCTGAATTGCTGGCGATAGGCTCTGCTGCGCCCTTTCCTTCTGGCCATAGACGACCGCTCAAATTGGTACTTTTAGCCATTAAATTAGCAACTTGTGTTGCTCTAGCTAAAGATAGATGCCAATTAGAAGGGTACTTATCAGTACTAATTGGTAAGTCATCTGTATGACCTGTTATGAGGACTCGCCCTTTAGTTCCTTCTAGGCTTAACGCTAACTTTTCTAAAATAGGCTGGAATGAAGGGAGAAGTTGTGCGTCTCCTTGCTTAAACAAGTTTTCACTATTAATTGTAATGCGGATCCCATCGGAGGTTTTAGCAACGGCGACAATCCCCATTTTAATCTCTGTTTGCAACAACTGTTCAAGTACGCGTAATTGCTGATCTTTTTTATCAACAGTTTGGTTAACTGCTAAAGGGTGAATACCTGCTAGCTTTTCATTAATCTCTACAACATCGTTATTCAGCTTCATATTTATTGATAAATAGATCATCAATAATATGAGCCCCAATACCGAAAATATGACCCAAAGTGGAACTTGATTTCTCAGTTCAACACCCGCTGCTACTCTTTGCTTCCAGTTTGGAGACAGCTTATTGTTAATTGGCCCATTAAGTTGGTTTAATAAATGATAAAGTTGTGAACGATATTCTTCGATTTTTGTATCACCACCGGCACCTAGGCGATATTTACCTTTAAATCCTAAATTCAAGCAGTGATATTGCAACTCTAAAAATTGTTGATTTCTCTCTGGTTGAGCTAAGCCTGAATCAAGTAGCGTGTAAAAATATTCACCGCCAAAGGTTTCTTTATGAAAGGTAGAAAGTAGGCTTTCATCCGCCCACTCCATTGAACTCCATTTTGAGTTCAATACAGACTCATCAAGAATGGCGCACAAACAATAACGCGAATTATTGATCACCTCTTTTGATAAGTGCTGATTGCGAACTTCTACTTCAAATCGTTTGATAGCCTCAACACAACGATGTTTAAGCGCTGCAAGGTTACTCATTTCAAGCGATTGATTGATTGAAATTACAAGCGAAAAACAATCGGTTGCCGCTTCTAACAAAGGGTTTTTAAATATCGATACTTTGTTACTACCTAATAATTTTGCAGAAGGCGGCTCGACCGACATCACTGTTTTATCAGCATCATTTTGTGCAGGGTTGCTACTTGGCGTATTTCGCCCTAATCGACCTGGGCGAGGTTTGATAATGGTTTCGTCCATTGAAACTCTTCCTTTTAAAAAGTTAAGTTCTTATCGCCCAAAGGCTTAATTGTAGCTCAGGGTAGTTTCCTGAGAGGTGAATGGCAATTCCCCCACTGGAACGCAATTTATCCCAATGTTCACCATGCCTATTTAATTCAAAATAATGAAAACCAGCATGATAAGGAATTTGTCTTGGTGCTGTTGGTAAATTACTAATCGTAATACCTGGAATTTGGTTATTTACCAGATCTCGAATAGTTTCTACACTGCCAATTTTAATTTGTGAAGGTAGAATTTTTCTTAATTCTTCATGAGGCACACTTGCTTTAATTGCTAATACAAATTGGGCTGAATTAAGAATAGACTTATCTTTTAACGCACCAAAAGAAATACCAAATTTACTTTGCTCAAGTTTAATTTCAGTTGCTGTTTGCTCAATAACGTGACTCAACGACTGATATAAAAAGTTAACCACTTCATTAAATACCTGCCCTAAATTAGTATGGTCATAATTGGGTAATTTAGGCACTCTCTTATTAGCAGTGCTGAAGGTTGATAACTCGCCCGCAAGCTCAATTAAACGACTGTAAAATACATTAGGGTGTAAACTATTGACACTAAGTAAGTTATTAAATATCGCATCATACTTATTTAATGTTTGTAGCATGATAAAATCTGCAACTGAAGAACTTCCTGCATAGCCCTGGCTGAGCCTTGCGGCGATGCTTTCAGCGCGTTGCTTTATCATTGAGCCTATTTCTCTGACTAGCCCTGATAAGGGTTTACATTGCCCTACTTTTAAAGATGGAGGAATATACTTTGCATCTAACTTTATTTGGCCTTCACTACTCACATCTATAATTCTAGCTAAAGGTAATACAATATAGCCTGAGTGATCATCAGACGACAGCATCAATTTGCTATACACTTTCGCAACTTGAATAATTTCTTGAGATTGCGCTCCTAATAAATCATCACTCACTGACAGGTCATTGAGTTTATAACGAGTCACTGTATTATCGTCGGCTGAAGATATATTAATCCCGCTATTTTTTAGCGCAGGGATGGCAAGATAAACAACTTCATCAAAAACATCTTTATTAACCACCAACGGTTCAGGTAGCGACGTTGATTGAGGCATATCTATTGGTAATAAGTCTGGAGTGATTGCTGATAATGCGTCCACGGCAAACTGCCCGCTGTTAAGTAATTCATTATCAATACTTATATCAATTATCCCCCATGGATCAGCAAGGTTGCCACTGCAAACTTGCTTGATAACATTGGAAATATATTTGTCTGCTTGTTGAAAGTGCTGAGGTCTTAAAAACATCCCTTCAGTCCAAGCAACACGAGTGTTATCACCCAT
Proteins encoded:
- the tssC gene encoding type VI secretion system contractile sheath large subunit, with the translated sequence MSTEQLATESESVSEVSSSLLEQAIGATKQTESSRAEELLKTLTEEALKGTVQWNKNMTVTFNEAIQLIDQKISKQLSVVMHSDEFQKLEGSWRGLHHLVMNSETSSTLKIRVLNMKKKELHKDLSKAVEFDQSQTFKKIYESEFGTPGGEPYGTIVGDFEFTNHPEDVETLSLMSNVAAAGFCPFIAASSPSLFGFDNWEELTKPRDLEKVFESLEYTKWRSFRDSDDSRFVSLTMPRFLSRLPYGAASKPVEEFNYEEFEVEPKDGRSVSTDNGDYCWSNAAYAMATNMTAAFSQYGFCTAIRGAEGGGKVEGLPTHIFTSDDGDPDLKCPTEIGITDRREAELSQLGFLPLCHYKNTDYAVFFGGQSCQKPKIYSTPDATANAAISARLPYLMATSRFAHYLKVMARDKIGSFMEAEDVESWLNRWILSYVNATEGGGQDIRARYPLADAKVSVKEIPGQPGAYNAVAWLKPWLQMEELTSSLRLVAKIPEIG
- the tssB gene encoding type VI secretion system contractile sheath small subunit → MSIHDKLKRVRKPRVHITYDVETEGAAVKKELPFVVGVMGDFSGDNTEALKPLKDRRFIQIDRDNFNDVLKRMSPSLRLKVDNTLTDDGSQFEVNLNFKSIDDFEPAAVVNQVEPLRKLMETRNKLRDLMTKIDRSEELENVLEEVLSNTASLDSMAKELNLEETDK
- the tssA gene encoding type VI secretion system protein TssA, with protein sequence MFLFEEYISPISDTEFAGIDPRSDVSPTSTYYALKDLRNQLRAAERNALVDEEGIASLSRDWIPLLEQCSEAIKTESKDIEYLAWLIEGLCRVHGFKGIAFGFSVAKHLLEHHFESLYPTLDDGDEISDKVSALVGLNGSAGEGTLIIPIKSIYMTDSVSMDPFSFWEYQQGYDISRLSDEKREKKITQGAVDFEQLEKSAAETSTEFFVSLKNDIEDAIEKFAALSEVMDKVTGEPQPTSNIKQALEVSLAAVNHVAADKLEAAQIALDKANAEPEEEVVEDEIEADSAQPKKRVSDEIDSRENAIKKLQEIATFFRKTEPHSPMSYTIEQVIRWSELSLPELLNELITDSDARTGYFKLSGIKISETET
- a CDS encoding PP2C family serine/threonine-protein phosphatase encodes the protein MISNLSTSYAITHRGAVRQLNEDAHVEINSHNLWVVADGMGGHEAGEVASQLVVDVIRTTVEKLRLEDLTVSHIVSAIEDANKQLNQYSAQYLSNKTAGSTVTALFVKNERYYILWAGDSRAYLLRNGKLTQVSRDHSQVNDLIDEGMISVEEAKNHPLSNVITRAVGVMDEVKVDVIEGEINKGDIFLLCSDGLTGELSDEDICLSLEPSSIIDSGMALMHSSLVRGAKDNVTCILVKYDDVDANQSIQSCNLQDEATIPLFTK
- the tagF gene encoding type VI secretion system-associated protein TagF, which gives rise to MSDPIVDIGYLGKVPCLGDFVQDNVTKEFSEHWEQWLQAAIAVSKEQLGDVWQESYLTGPVWHFALSPNIVGDTGIMGTLLPSMDAVGRHYPLTVTRATHIAPVDVLHSGVFSLEYEDAVLKVLDGSVDLFSWRKELASTLSDVAANKKQVSYANSKDKNKQAIALEFSGTELSDHILQDAMHAILHKKYGDYSVWWTHGSCNIKPMVLITSALPPVNQVAAMLDGRWKHWEWNYTQVKNSD
- the tssM gene encoding type VI secretion system membrane subunit TssM; translated protein: MSFSQKFKKITYALTSRTAILIIGFLALSLLIWFGGPLIAIADYVPLAGVAARLLTILLILLVFSVTKIYRLMQQSKRDEKMADELIDNNDANSSEVNEEITTLKTRMNEAIDLLKDVKLFKGKNIYQLPWYIMIGPPGAGKTTVIHNSGLDYPLKDKLGVDLVHGVGGTRNCDWWFTNKAVLIDTAGRYTTQSSHAKHDSRAWEGFLGLLRKHRPLRPINGVMISMGISELMSQTKTERNLHARAIKQRLQELQNQLGMTFPVYVIFSKVDLIEGFREFFGELTEEECEQVWGITFELDLDKDTQVDAFNKEFHALISKLTEMLNRRLINERNEAIRAKIFEFPRQLRVLQGVADDFLKEIFTPNAYEELPMFRGVYLTSATQEGTPSSFLNDASAGKTDYINQSKSFFIKNVLESVIFPEQNLASTNKHHDKQNKWLRVASVSLACVALFGFSISWYFSFAWNSNLIDATDEAIATYQELDASSFDRNNLLVLNDRLNALRNLPATNAQLIDPEDASSVGFNKLTEIKESSTNAYKRSLQTYLEPFIANTLIKEMEAHPEHLSYLYETLRCYLMLFKPEYFESEDIYVWFSAYLDRNLPGDLNMQTRNELMNHIAALLKEGVTQTEIDNQAVRVARAELTKLPIAERAYQRLQADFLDSSIPPFRLTDIISFESAQKFTFRNNGDLTRSIPGLYTFNGFHGIFNIEKGKMLGNLMASSWVYGQEASGTYDISKAEIEKKLEQRYFQDYIYYWQSFLDDLSLNQYSSPAEGVNITDVLAGSEAPIKNIINAVKKNVQLTKLPISENQKVAGDIAANAAKVAMQTKANRIKRFLPDEAPKFEVELPGYQVEEAFEDIIDIDIQQLDNIQKNLRELNIYLTKLDRGDQLKYSIKDQISGKSKPSFIRQLEYQSSDLPYPFNSWLLDISRDTSNITKNSANRHLNEIWKSKVLREYNAAIVGRYPFAPQAEKEVSIKDFTRFFGPNGTIDNFFNSYVAPSVDMSSSPWKFEKDIGISNNTLKMFEHAFKIQTAFFERGSDTPRIEFGLRTFNLDKTVSSLMIEIDGQSMIYRHGPLKVTNFVWPGASGQSKTRVVFTPPNGGRSINTTYQGEWSLYRMLDELSEKRSKTRQDLELHFSLMGNNAKVELLPSSIRHPFWNSSVEKFSCPTRL
- the tssL gene encoding type VI secretion system protein TssL, long form, which gives rise to MDETIIKPRPGRLGRNTPSSNPAQNDADKTVMSVEPPSAKLLGSNKVSIFKNPLLEAATDCFSLVISINQSLEMSNLAALKHRCVEAIKRFEVEVRNQHLSKEVINNSRYCLCAILDESVLNSKWSSMEWADESLLSTFHKETFGGEYFYTLLDSGLAQPERNQQFLELQYHCLNLGFKGKYRLGAGGDTKIEEYRSQLYHLLNQLNGPINNKLSPNWKQRVAAGVELRNQVPLWVIFSVLGLILLMIYLSINMKLNNDVVEINEKLAGIHPLAVNQTVDKKDQQLRVLEQLLQTEIKMGIVAVAKTSDGIRITINSENLFKQGDAQLLPSFQPILEKLALSLEGTKGRVLITGHTDDLPISTDKYPSNWHLSLARATQVANLMAKSTNLSGRLWPEGKGAAEPIASNSDSASRSLNRRIEIDLLF
- the tssK gene encoding type VI secretion system baseplate subunit TssK, whose translation is MGDNTRVAWTEGMFLRPQHFQQADKYISNVIKQVCSGNLADPWGIIDISIDNELLNSGQFAVDALSAITPDLLPIDMPQSTSLPEPLVVNKDVFDEVVYLAIPALKNSGINISSADDNTVTRYKLNDLSVSDDLLGAQSQEIIQVAKVYSKLMLSSDDHSGYIVLPLARIIDVSSEGQIKLDAKYIPPSLKVGQCKPLSGLVREIGSMIKQRAESIAARLSQGYAGSSSVADFIMLQTLNKYDAIFNNLLSVNSLHPNVFYSRLIELAGELSTFSTANKRVPKLPNYDHTNLGQVFNEVVNFLYQSLSHVIEQTATEIKLEQSKFGISFGALKDKSILNSAQFVLAIKASVPHEELRKILPSQIKIGSVETIRDLVNNQIPGITISNLPTAPRQIPYHAGFHYFELNRHGEHWDKLRSSGGIAIHLSGNYPELQLSLWAIRT